A genomic stretch from Solanum stenotomum isolate F172 chromosome 8, ASM1918654v1, whole genome shotgun sequence includes:
- the LOC125872477 gene encoding protein RDM16 isoform X1, translating to MAEKEKSSRDYRDKHRSSKDKHYEDDHRHHHHRSKHRSEDGHHRSEREGSRERSHYHDRKEEALEKKHSHKRKDRAESVDRSNADDKRPRVSDKRRTEDDNGRDKRRVDDGDWRDKDEERREKRRFEDKAKEEEEDVEVDEERRGGGFQMTTSKKEPTDNVQDQAVGSIAKGETMGSYNVTSRTLPGNNLAHGDSPATKVSLLSTTNENKGVNINGSHQIPGKSSTDGTVSGAGKSGSLSLDALAKAKRALQMQKELTQKYKKIPALNKNKGPNFTREGLPQVGPKESLQPSANAGIFPTPVASSDAGVLLPPGSAPSASNPPSSGLPHLMGLTAQKYEAVKRAQELAAKMGFRQDPEFAPLINMFPGQMPPEVTLQPKPAKAPVLRLDALGREIDEQGNIVNMLKPSSTLKVNINKKKQEAFQILKPELEVDPEKNPHYDPGMGIDKNKILRPKRMTFQFVEEGKWSRDAEIIKLKSQFGEARAKELKAKQAQLTKAKAEPDINPNLIEVSERVIAKEKQKEPIPDVEWWDAPLLRSGTYGDVVDGNVTNEQLKIERITIYVEHPRPIEPPAEPAPPPPQPLKLTKKEQKKLRTQRRLAREKERQEMIRQGLVEPPKPKVKMSNLMKVLGSEATQDPTKLEMEIRSAAAEREQAHVDRNIARKLTPDERREKKERKLFDDSNIAPETIVSVYKINDLSHPQTRFKVDVNAQENRLTGCAVISGGISVVVVEGGKKSIKRYGKLMLRRIDWAAAGKKEDDEGEGEGEGEDEDKPLNKCVLVWQGSVAKSSFHRFFVYDCRTEAAARKVFADAGVPHYWDLAVNFKDDEF from the exons ATGGCTGAGAAAGAGAAATCGAGTAGGGATTACAGAGACAAACACCGTAGTTCCAAGGATAAGCACTATGAAGATGACCACCGTCATCATCACCATCGTTCCAAGCATCGATCAGAAGACGGACATCACCGATCTGAGAGAGAGGGAAGCCGAGAAAGATCTCATTACCATGATAGGAAGGAGGAAGCACTGGAGAAAAAGCATTCCCATAAGAGGAAAGACCGAGCAGAAAGTGTTGATAGAAGCAATGCGGATGACAAGAGACCTAGAGTTTCTGACAAGAGGAGGACCGAGGACGACAATGGTAGGGATAAACGGAGAGTTGATGATGGAGATTGGAGGGATAAGGATgaggagagaagagagaaacgGAGGTTTGAGGATAAAGcaaaggaggaggaggaggatgtggaagttgatgaagaaaggAGGGGAGGTGGATTTCAAATGACAACTTCTAAGAAAGAGCCAACTGATAATGTCCAGGATCAGGCTGTTGGTTCCATTGCTAAG GGTGAGACAATGGGATCATACAATGTGACATCAAGGACTTTGCCTGGTAACAACTTGGCTCATGGTGATTCTCCAGCTACCAAGGTATCTTTGCTTTCTACCACAAATGAAAATAAGGGAGTTAATATTAACGGATCTCATCAGATTCCTGGGAAATCTAGTACAGATGGGACAGTTTCTGGTGCTGGCAAGAGTGGGAGCTTATCCCTTGATGCTTTAGCAAAAGCGAAGAGAGCTTTACAAATGCAAAAGGAGTTGACTCAAAAGTACAAGAAGATACCTGCA TTAAACAAGAACAAGGGTCCCAACTTTACAAGAGAGGGACTTCCACAGGTGGGACCCAAGGAGAGCCTTCAACCTTCGGCTAATGCAGGGATTTTTCCTACTCCAGTTGCATCTTCAGATGCAGGGGTATTGCTACCTCCTGGTTCAGCACCAAGTGCATCCAATCCACCATCTAGTGGTTTGCCTCATCTTATGGGGCTCACAGCTCAAAAATATGAAGCAGTAAAGCGTGCACAGGAACTTGCTGCTAAGATGGGATTCCGACAGGACCCAGAATTTGCTCCCCTCATAAACATGTTTCCGGGGCAAATGCCACCAGAGGTTACCCTTCAGCCAAAGCCTGCAAAGGCCCCTGTTCTTCGATTGGATGCCCTTGGTAGGGAAATCGATGAGCAGGGAAATATTGTCAATATGCTTAAGCCATCGAGCACTCTTAAG GTGAACatcaataaaaagaaacaagaagCATTTCAAATTCTCAAACCTGAACTTGAGGTTGATCCTGAGAAAAATCCTCATTATGATCCAGGCATGGGAATTgacaagaacaaaattttgaGGCCCAAGAGGATGACATTTCAGTTTGTGGAGGAAGGCAAATGGTCCAGAGATGCAGAGATAATCAAGTTAAAG AGCCAATTTGGTGAAGCACGAGCTAAAGAGCTAAAGGCAAAGCAAGCACAGTTGACCAAGGCTAAAGCAGAGCCTGACATAAATCCGAATCTCATTGAGGTATCGGAAAGGGTTATTGCCAAGGAAAAACAGAAGGAACCTATTCCTGATGTTGAGTGGTG GGATGCTCCTCTGTTACGATCTGGTACTTATGGTGATGTTGTTGATGGTAACGTAACTAACGAACAGTTGAAGATTGAAAGGATCACCATATATGTTGAACATCCTCGCCCTATTGAGCCACCTGCTGAACCAGCTCCACCTCCTCCCCAACCATTGAAACTAACcaaaaaggagcaaaagaaACTTCGAACTCAGCGAAGATTGGCCAGAGAGAAAGAAAGACAAGAAATGATACGACAAGGCCTGGTGGAACCACCAAAGCCGAAAGTTAAAATGAGCAATCTAATGAAAGTTCTTGGCTCAGAAGCCACACAGGATCCTACAAAGCTTGAAATGGAGATCAGAAGTGCTGCTGCTGAGCGTGAGCAGGCTCATGTAGACAGGAATATTGCTCGTAAGCTTACTCCTGATGAGCGTcgagagaagaaagagaggaaactttTTGATGACTCAAATATCGCACCGGAGACTATTGTTTCAGTATACAAAATTAATGACCTCTCCCACCCACAAACCCGCTTCAAGGTGGATGTTAACGCTCAGGAGAATCGTTTGACTGGGTGTGCGGTGATCTCAGGAGGTAttagtgttgttgttgttgaaggtGGGAAAAAATCAATCAAGCGATATGGGAAACTTATGCTTAGAAGAATTGATTGGGCAGCTGCTGGTAagaaagaagatgatgaaggtGAAGGTGAAGGTGAAGGTGAAGATGAAGATAAGCCTCTCAACAAGTGTGTGTTGGTCTGGCAAGGGAGTGTTGCTAAATCAAGCTTCCATAGGTTTTTTGTTTATGACTGCAGGACTGAGGCTGCTGCTCGTAAAGTTTTTGCTGATGCTGGGGTTCCCCATTACTGGGATCTTGCTGTTAACTTTAAAGATGacgaattttaa
- the LOC125872477 gene encoding protein RDM16 isoform X2: MQKELTQKYKKIPALNKNKGPNFTREGLPQVGPKESLQPSANAGIFPTPVASSDAGVLLPPGSAPSASNPPSSGLPHLMGLTAQKYEAVKRAQELAAKMGFRQDPEFAPLINMFPGQMPPEVTLQPKPAKAPVLRLDALGREIDEQGNIVNMLKPSSTLKVNINKKKQEAFQILKPELEVDPEKNPHYDPGMGIDKNKILRPKRMTFQFVEEGKWSRDAEIIKLKSQFGEARAKELKAKQAQLTKAKAEPDINPNLIEVSERVIAKEKQKEPIPDVEWWDAPLLRSGTYGDVVDGNVTNEQLKIERITIYVEHPRPIEPPAEPAPPPPQPLKLTKKEQKKLRTQRRLAREKERQEMIRQGLVEPPKPKVKMSNLMKVLGSEATQDPTKLEMEIRSAAAEREQAHVDRNIARKLTPDERREKKERKLFDDSNIAPETIVSVYKINDLSHPQTRFKVDVNAQENRLTGCAVISGGISVVVVEGGKKSIKRYGKLMLRRIDWAAAGKKEDDEGEGEGEGEDEDKPLNKCVLVWQGSVAKSSFHRFFVYDCRTEAAARKVFADAGVPHYWDLAVNFKDDEF; the protein is encoded by the exons ATGCAAAAGGAGTTGACTCAAAAGTACAAGAAGATACCTGCA TTAAACAAGAACAAGGGTCCCAACTTTACAAGAGAGGGACTTCCACAGGTGGGACCCAAGGAGAGCCTTCAACCTTCGGCTAATGCAGGGATTTTTCCTACTCCAGTTGCATCTTCAGATGCAGGGGTATTGCTACCTCCTGGTTCAGCACCAAGTGCATCCAATCCACCATCTAGTGGTTTGCCTCATCTTATGGGGCTCACAGCTCAAAAATATGAAGCAGTAAAGCGTGCACAGGAACTTGCTGCTAAGATGGGATTCCGACAGGACCCAGAATTTGCTCCCCTCATAAACATGTTTCCGGGGCAAATGCCACCAGAGGTTACCCTTCAGCCAAAGCCTGCAAAGGCCCCTGTTCTTCGATTGGATGCCCTTGGTAGGGAAATCGATGAGCAGGGAAATATTGTCAATATGCTTAAGCCATCGAGCACTCTTAAG GTGAACatcaataaaaagaaacaagaagCATTTCAAATTCTCAAACCTGAACTTGAGGTTGATCCTGAGAAAAATCCTCATTATGATCCAGGCATGGGAATTgacaagaacaaaattttgaGGCCCAAGAGGATGACATTTCAGTTTGTGGAGGAAGGCAAATGGTCCAGAGATGCAGAGATAATCAAGTTAAAG AGCCAATTTGGTGAAGCACGAGCTAAAGAGCTAAAGGCAAAGCAAGCACAGTTGACCAAGGCTAAAGCAGAGCCTGACATAAATCCGAATCTCATTGAGGTATCGGAAAGGGTTATTGCCAAGGAAAAACAGAAGGAACCTATTCCTGATGTTGAGTGGTG GGATGCTCCTCTGTTACGATCTGGTACTTATGGTGATGTTGTTGATGGTAACGTAACTAACGAACAGTTGAAGATTGAAAGGATCACCATATATGTTGAACATCCTCGCCCTATTGAGCCACCTGCTGAACCAGCTCCACCTCCTCCCCAACCATTGAAACTAACcaaaaaggagcaaaagaaACTTCGAACTCAGCGAAGATTGGCCAGAGAGAAAGAAAGACAAGAAATGATACGACAAGGCCTGGTGGAACCACCAAAGCCGAAAGTTAAAATGAGCAATCTAATGAAAGTTCTTGGCTCAGAAGCCACACAGGATCCTACAAAGCTTGAAATGGAGATCAGAAGTGCTGCTGCTGAGCGTGAGCAGGCTCATGTAGACAGGAATATTGCTCGTAAGCTTACTCCTGATGAGCGTcgagagaagaaagagaggaaactttTTGATGACTCAAATATCGCACCGGAGACTATTGTTTCAGTATACAAAATTAATGACCTCTCCCACCCACAAACCCGCTTCAAGGTGGATGTTAACGCTCAGGAGAATCGTTTGACTGGGTGTGCGGTGATCTCAGGAGGTAttagtgttgttgttgttgaaggtGGGAAAAAATCAATCAAGCGATATGGGAAACTTATGCTTAGAAGAATTGATTGGGCAGCTGCTGGTAagaaagaagatgatgaaggtGAAGGTGAAGGTGAAGGTGAAGATGAAGATAAGCCTCTCAACAAGTGTGTGTTGGTCTGGCAAGGGAGTGTTGCTAAATCAAGCTTCCATAGGTTTTTTGTTTATGACTGCAGGACTGAGGCTGCTGCTCGTAAAGTTTTTGCTGATGCTGGGGTTCCCCATTACTGGGATCTTGCTGTTAACTTTAAAGATGacgaattttaa